The Methanococcoides methylutens MM1 genome has a window encoding:
- a CDS encoding nitrous oxide reductase family maturation protein NosD, producing MQMKSCYIFYIAMAIGFLTMVTGGAAADTITVDDNGSANYTNIQAAIDAANNGDTILVYPGIYSEYVDVNKELTIVAKSGNLGDTIVQAIDSSDYVFHITADEVKISGFYVKDGVERYWEDSVPGIYLDGVHNCVINNNQFSNVFYGLVLEASSNNTLSNNIATYNIGGIHLIDSNYNILDNNAALNNSENGILLEHSTYNNLNKNNAFNSIHGIRLTNSENNFLSYNTVSNTTCGIYFEASDNNTLDNNIALNNFIGIRLIGSSYCTLKNNTASNNKDGIYLESYCNDNILINNNVSNNHAGISLRGYNKNNTLEYNKVNSNEKYGIVLFSSNNNKLRDNTASNNDIGIFLKFSHWNLLENNDGSNERYGIYHSASKYNTLSNNNIKGEVFLKALAFVFLLILIMLSTSYLLKDKIGKKKSIISVSMILLLPLLPALIGVIYELHLLETIISILLWNYLFIRFLEFGLPAAVIIFYGYTTEDKLFSTLSGVFLIPLFFIYADILLGMLDPQSIMNLGYWLQWNAIVDVSPFMVLYGLIGYFGARRTKLSLIISICIAIFILVIISGID from the coding sequence ATGCAAATGAAATCATGCTACATATTTTACATTGCGATGGCAATTGGTTTTTTAACTATGGTCACAGGTGGTGCTGCGGCAGATACAATTACTGTCGATGATAATGGGAGTGCAAACTATACTAACATACAGGCAGCAATTGACGCTGCAAACAATGGTGATACTATCCTTGTTTATCCTGGAATATATTCAGAATACGTTGATGTGAACAAGGAGTTAACGATAGTTGCAAAATCAGGAAATCTAGGAGACACCATTGTTCAAGCCATAGATTCAAGTGATTATGTATTTCATATAACTGCAGACGAAGTAAAGATCAGTGGATTTTATGTGAAGGACGGCGTTGAACGTTACTGGGAGGATTCCGTACCTGGAATCTATCTCGATGGAGTTCATAATTGTGTCATTAACAACAACCAATTCTCCAATGTTTTTTATGGACTCGTTCTTGAAGCATCCAGCAACAACACATTGAGTAACAATATTGCAACATACAACATTGGCGGCATCCATCTTATCGATTCAAACTACAACATACTAGACAACAACGCCGCGTTGAACAACTCTGAGAATGGGATCCTTCTGGAACATTCTACATACAATAATCTGAATAAGAATAATGCCTTTAACAGCATTCATGGAATCCGCCTTACCAATTCCGAGAACAACTTCCTGAGTTATAATACCGTATCAAACACTACTTGTGGAATCTATTTTGAGGCATCCGATAACAACACCTTAGACAATAATATCGCATTGAATAACTTTATTGGGATACGTCTTATTGGATCAAGCTACTGCACATTGAAAAATAACACTGCATCAAATAATAAAGATGGTATCTACTTGGAGAGTTACTGCAACGATAATATTCTCATCAATAACAATGTATCGAATAATCATGCTGGTATCTCTTTGAGAGGGTATAATAAAAATAACACTTTGGAATATAACAAGGTAAATTCAAATGAAAAATATGGAATAGTTCTCTTTTCTTCTAACAATAATAAGCTTAGAGATAACACTGCATCAAACAACGACATAGGCATCTTCCTTAAGTTTTCTCATTGGAATCTTCTGGAAAATAATGATGGCTCGAACGAGAGGTACGGTATATATCACAGTGCTTCCAAGTACAATACTTTGAGTAATAACAATATCAAAGGCGAAGTTTTTTTGAAGGCATTAGCGTTTGTGTTCTTGCTAATACTAATTATGCTTAGTACCTCATATTTGCTCAAAGATAAAATTGGCAAGAAGAAATCGATTATCTCTGTTTCAATGATTTTGTTACTTCCACTTCTACCTGCATTGATTGGAGTTATATATGAACTACATTTGCTGGAAACAATAATTTCTATTCTCCTGTGGAATTACTTGTTTATAAGATTCCTGGAATTCGGCCTGCCTGCAGCAGTCATAATTTTTTATGGATATACAACGGAAGATAAGCTTTTTTCAACGCTTTCAGGGGTATTTCTAATCCCTCTTTTCTTCATATATGCAGATATTCTTTTGGGAATGCTCGATCCCCAATCTATAATGAATCTTGGATATTGGTTGCAATGGAATGCAATTGTTGATGTATCTCCATTTATGGTACTTTATGGATTAATTGGTTATTTTGGAGCAAGAAGAACAAAACTATCCCTTATAATTTCAATTTGTATTGCTATATTCATTCTCGTTATAATCAGCGGAATCGATTGA
- a CDS encoding nitrous oxide reductase family maturation protein NosD, producing the protein MQMKSSNAIYIAITIVFLIITSSNVTADTIIVNDNGNADYTTIQAAVNASTNGDTILVHPGKYSENIDVDKELAIVSESGNPDDTAVQAADSNDSVFHVTANNVTISGFNITGANSTEKNSPAYGIYLDGVPVFVPVKDTEVQGCIITNNRLFNNSIGVFLEGSSNNVLSNNTASGNRIAIFLSSSNNSELSNNAVLNNEGGILMYGGSNNTFNNNNISNNGIAIVLHFYSNDNTFINNRVSDNEHGIYIREASNLTLINNTANFNKRDGIYLDSSHYNVLEGNTANSNGEHGIYLNDFSWGNYLGNNTASNNEHGILLYYYSDHNSLINNTANSNEQYGIYLNEISNNSIEGNTANSNKVHGIYLKSSTFNTIINNTANLNDYHGINLNQSNNKRVNTDIVTHDFKYCKFLEDSSNNNTVSGNHLFDNGKGLVANVSENNIGINYINDRGITEMPFIGSVLTLIMLGIAFMFMRRK; encoded by the coding sequence ATGCAAATGAAATCAAGTAACGCAATCTATATTGCGATAACAATTGTCTTTTTGATAATAACATCGAGTAACGTGACAGCGGATACAATTATTGTCAACGATAATGGAAATGCAGATTATACTACCATTCAGGCAGCCGTCAACGCATCAACCAATGGTGATACAATCCTTGTTCATCCAGGGAAGTATTCAGAAAACATTGATGTGGACAAGGAGTTAGCGATAGTCTCTGAATCTGGAAATCCAGATGATACGGCTGTTCAAGCAGCAGACTCAAATGATTCTGTATTTCATGTGACTGCGAATAACGTAACAATCAGCGGATTTAACATAACAGGTGCCAATAGCACTGAAAAAAACAGTCCTGCCTATGGAATATATCTTGATGGAGTTCCTGTATTTGTTCCCGTAAAGGATACTGAGGTCCAAGGTTGTATTATTACTAACAATCGATTGTTCAACAATAGCATAGGTGTCTTTTTGGAGGGATCCAGCAATAATGTACTGAGTAATAATACTGCATCAGGCAACCGTATCGCCATCTTTTTGTCGAGTTCCAACAACAGCGAACTGAGTAATAATGCTGTACTGAACAATGAAGGAGGCATCCTTATGTATGGAGGCTCTAATAACACATTTAACAATAACAACATTTCGAACAACGGGATTGCTATTGTTTTGCACTTTTATAGCAACGACAATACGTTTATCAATAACAGAGTTTCGGACAACGAACATGGTATCTACATTAGAGAAGCCTCAAATCTCACACTTATAAATAACACTGCAAACTTCAACAAACGTGACGGTATCTACCTTGATTCTTCTCATTACAACGTGCTGGAAGGCAACACAGCAAATTCAAACGGTGAACATGGAATCTATCTTAATGATTTTTCCTGGGGCAATTATCTGGGAAACAACACTGCTTCGAATAATGAGCACGGAATCCTGTTGTATTATTACAGCGACCATAACTCATTGATCAACAATACTGCAAATTCGAACGAACAATATGGTATATATCTGAATGAAATCAGTAACAACAGTATCGAGGGAAACACTGCAAACTCGAACAAAGTACATGGGATATACCTTAAGTCTTCCACCTTCAACACGATTATTAACAATACTGCAAACTTGAACGACTATCACGGTATCAACCTCAATCAATCCAATAATAAAAGAGTGAATACCGATATCGTGACACATGATTTCAAATATTGCAAGTTCCTTGAAGATTCCAGCAATAACAACACCGTAAGTGGAAATCATCTATTCGACAATGGCAAAGGTCTCGTTGCAAATGTTTCTGAAAATAACATTGGTATCAACTACATCAACGATAGGGGAATTACCGAGATGCCTTTTATCGGTTCCGTGTTGACATTGATCATGTTGGGAATCGCATTTATGTTTATGCGAAGAAAATGA
- a CDS encoding B12-binding domain-containing protein: MPSKEELLGEAYVSLVEINEKKVFDVIERWLESGYEIKDLLEKFAEALSEIGRRFEEKEYFLSQLMNSTLILDKANKLIAEKLAEKGIEIKSKGTIVMATVRNDTHDLGKNIAASMLRIAGFEVIDIGKDRNTSEIIDAAVDNEADIIAVSSMTSTTMRNLEELIELLEEKGIRQNLKVIVSGAPVTQKYADSIGADACVRTATEAVEAAERLMN, encoded by the coding sequence ATGCCATCAAAAGAGGAACTGCTTGGGGAAGCATATGTATCGTTGGTAGAGATCAATGAAAAGAAGGTCTTCGATGTCATCGAAAGATGGCTGGAAAGTGGATATGAGATCAAAGACCTTTTAGAAAAGTTTGCAGAAGCCCTCAGTGAAATTGGCAGAAGGTTCGAAGAAAAAGAGTACTTCCTGTCCCAGTTGATGAACTCAACTTTGATCCTTGACAAAGCAAACAAGCTCATTGCTGAAAAACTGGCAGAGAAAGGCATAGAAATTAAGAGCAAGGGGACAATCGTAATGGCGACTGTCAGGAACGATACCCATGACCTGGGGAAGAATATTGCAGCAAGTATGTTGAGGATCGCAGGATTCGAAGTTATCGATATCGGCAAGGACAGGAATACATCAGAGATCATCGATGCAGCCGTTGACAATGAAGCTGACATTATTGCAGTGTCCTCAATGACAAGCACGACGATGAGAAACCTTGAAGAATTGATCGAGCTCCTTGAAGAAAAGGGAATCCGGCAAAATCTAAAAGTAATCGTCAGCGGGGCTCCGGTTACGCAGAAATATGCAGATTCCATCGGAGCTGATGCATGTGTCAGGACTGCCACAGAAGCAGTAGAAGCCGCTGAAAGGCTTATGAATTAA
- a CDS encoding sulfurtransferase TusA family protein — MTEEPIELDLRGEICPFTFVKTKLQLEELESGDNLTVIFDYPPAVSNVPKSVKNEGHTILGIDKEENNIWKVHIKKA, encoded by the coding sequence ATGACTGAAGAACCAATAGAATTAGATCTCAGGGGGGAGATTTGTCCCTTTACTTTTGTGAAAACGAAATTACAGTTAGAAGAGCTGGAAAGCGGCGATAACCTCACTGTTATCTTTGATTATCCTCCTGCAGTGTCGAATGTTCCTAAAAGTGTGAAGAATGAAGGCCATACCATTCTTGGTATTGATAAGGAAGAAAATAATATCTGGAAAGTGCATATCAAAAAAGCCTGA
- a CDS encoding DUF169 domain-containing protein: MKYTELTKQFRQFFELPLTPVAVKFNSEKEPDIPQPMRYCEIVRKAAAFGTSYTCSADDMSCASAELALGFTEPAYGDVYPRMKPADTRTMTVTPLDKCEFEPDVVVVVGTASKLMRVAATLSKVKGDMVNAKFKGEFAVCGECTTIPVMENKVNLSLLCSGARMFSDYRNDEIVFGFPMEAFVELTESLKEESITKALCGCLMDDLPARLVDAILALGFTKGTDHFIGRFGDEIVRLYIPKDESGKSSSVTLHVPVKFKDAEAAKASEEVATALFEEPMNYRLRDNWVDAILLIDLHEPIRRSAMKPEKFNALINNGIEVILDHVGKFKRKTIR; encoded by the coding sequence ATGAAATATACGGAACTAACAAAGCAGTTCAGGCAGTTCTTTGAGCTGCCCCTTACACCGGTCGCTGTCAAGTTCAACAGCGAAAAGGAGCCAGATATTCCGCAACCCATGCGATACTGTGAGATTGTGAGAAAAGCTGCTGCCTTTGGTACATCCTATACCTGTTCGGCTGATGATATGTCCTGTGCAAGCGCAGAACTTGCACTGGGATTCACCGAGCCTGCTTATGGAGATGTATATCCAAGGATGAAGCCTGCTGATACAAGAACTATGACCGTCACGCCTCTTGACAAATGTGAATTCGAACCCGATGTGGTAGTGGTAGTAGGAACCGCCAGCAAGCTGATGCGTGTGGCTGCAACCCTATCCAAAGTGAAAGGTGACATGGTAAATGCAAAGTTCAAGGGAGAATTCGCAGTCTGTGGAGAATGTACCACCATCCCGGTAATGGAGAACAAGGTGAACCTCTCACTCCTGTGTTCCGGAGCGCGTATGTTCAGCGATTACAGGAACGATGAGATCGTTTTCGGATTTCCCATGGAAGCCTTTGTTGAGCTCACCGAGTCACTGAAGGAAGAAAGCATCACAAAAGCACTTTGTGGCTGTCTTATGGACGACCTGCCGGCACGTCTGGTGGATGCGATCCTAGCACTTGGTTTCACGAAAGGTACGGACCATTTCATCGGACGTTTCGGTGATGAGATCGTAAGGTTGTACATTCCAAAGGATGAAAGTGGAAAGAGCTCATCAGTAACCTTGCATGTGCCTGTCAAATTCAAAGATGCGGAGGCAGCAAAAGCTTCGGAGGAAGTTGCAACCGCCCTGTTCGAGGAACCGATGAACTATCGCCTCAGGGATAACTGGGTCGATGCGATACTACTGATCGATCTGCACGAACCCATCAGGCGTTCAGCTATGAAACCTGAGAAGTTCAATGCGCTTATCAACAACGGAATAGAAGTAATACTGGACCACGTGGGTAAATTTAAGCGCAAGACGATACGTTAA